In Candidatus Woesebacteria bacterium, one DNA window encodes the following:
- a CDS encoding N-acetylmannosaminyltransferase: MVKKDRKQVKILDIALDSTNKTQVLREVRVKIATFERKEPNYRPFYIVTPNPEIVLEALKDKNFALILNSANFTIPDGIGLSQAAFFLSLPDYKFLPLRIFILLLQWFYTVFLTWFKKKRLFEKLNIIKGRKLFTDLIFLANKKGWRVVLVGNLQGSAQKSASIIKNSYKKVKVFAFSGSALNREGEALNQEEKKAEKELLDSINKISPHLVFVGFGAPKQEKWLYRNLDSLKIGGAMVVGGTFDYVSGKLSLPPRFLEKLGLEWFWRLLVEPKRWLRIFRAVFVFPTKVISFKLKKGLDRVASF, encoded by the coding sequence ATGGTTAAAAAAGACCGTAAACAGGTCAAAATATTAGATATTGCCTTGGATAGCACTAACAAGACTCAAGTGCTAAGGGAGGTCAGGGTCAAAATAGCTACTTTTGAGCGTAAAGAACCTAATTATCGGCCTTTTTATATAGTTACCCCCAATCCTGAGATTGTACTTGAAGCTTTGAAAGATAAAAACTTTGCCTTGATTTTAAATTCTGCCAATTTTACCATTCCTGATGGCATCGGCCTTTCGCAAGCTGCTTTTTTCCTTTCTCTTCCAGATTATAAATTTTTGCCCCTTAGAATTTTTATTTTACTTTTACAGTGGTTTTATACAGTGTTCTTGACTTGGTTTAAAAAGAAGCGGCTATTTGAAAAGTTAAATATCATCAAAGGCAGAAAACTCTTCACCGATCTTATTTTTTTGGCCAATAAAAAGGGGTGGAGAGTGGTTTTGGTGGGGAATCTTCAAGGAAGCGCGCAAAAGTCTGCTTCAATCATCAAAAATAGCTATAAGAAAGTCAAAGTTTTTGCTTTCTCGGGCTCGGCTTTGAATAGGGAAGGTGAGGCTTTGAATCAAGAAGAGAAAAAAGCTGAAAAAGAACTTCTTGATTCTATCAACAAGATTTCTCCACATTTGGTTTTTGTTGGCTTTGGGGCGCCAAAGCAGGAGAAGTGGCTTTATCGCAATTTAGACAGTCTTAAAATCGGCGGAGCAATGGTAGTAGGGGGCACTTTTGATTATGTTTCAGGCAAACTGTCCCTTCCGCCGCGTTTTTTGGAGAAACTGGGTCTTGAGTGGTTTTGGCGGCTTTTAGTTGAGCCAAAAAGATGGCTGCGTATCTTTCGTGCTGTCTTTGTATTCCCGACAAAAGTAATCTCTTTTAAATTGAAAAAGGGTCTTGACAGGGTTGCTAGCTTTTGA
- a CDS encoding Rod shape-determining protein MreB, translating to MIEIRKRIAIDLGTANTLVWLAGEGIVANEPTVVAVSAEDNQVVAVGEEAKKMLGRTPESLIASRPMRDGVIADYQITEAMLRYFIQKVSGRFQFFRPDVMVCVPAGCTQVERRAALDATLSAGAAHAFLIDEPLAAAIGAGIPVSAPSGHMIVDIGGGATEAAVISLGGVVVHKSVRVAGNKIDEAIQDYLRKKYNLIVGDQTAEDIKIKIGSATKDVKEEKLEVSGRDLVFGLPRSVVLSSKEICDAIRGPVNQIIGAVKAVLEDTPPELAADIIDKGIIMSGGSSLLRNLDRYLTLETGVPAHVAEDPQLCVVKGTGLVLENIELWKRSVTTKR from the coding sequence ATGATTGAAATTAGGAAAAGAATTGCGATTGACCTTGGGACGGCAAATACTTTGGTTTGGCTCGCAGGTGAGGGAATAGTAGCTAATGAGCCGACTGTTGTTGCTGTTTCAGCTGAAGACAATCAGGTGGTAGCAGTTGGTGAGGAGGCAAAAAAGATGCTTGGCCGAACTCCTGAGAGCTTAATTGCCTCACGTCCTATGCGAGATGGGGTTATTGCCGACTATCAAATCACAGAAGCAATGCTTCGTTATTTTATTCAAAAAGTAAGCGGCAGATTTCAATTCTTCAGGCCTGATGTCATGGTTTGTGTGCCTGCTGGTTGTACTCAGGTTGAAAGAAGGGCAGCACTTGATGCTACTTTGTCAGCTGGGGCGGCTCATGCTTTTTTGATAGATGAGCCACTGGCCGCAGCAATTGGCGCCGGAATTCCTGTATCGGCTCCATCAGGGCATATGATTGTTGATATTGGGGGTGGTGCAACCGAAGCGGCTGTCATTTCTTTAGGCGGGGTCGTGGTTCACAAAAGCGTTCGTGTGGCAGGTAACAAGATTGACGAGGCAATTCAGGATTACTTGCGCAAGAAGTATAACTTGATAGTTGGTGATCAGACCGCGGAAGACATCAAAATCAAAATAGGTTCTGCCACCAAAGATGTAAAGGAGGAAAAACTTGAAGTTTCAGGGCGCGACTTGGTTTTTGGTTTGCCAAGAAGCGTGGTTTTATCTTCAAAAGAAATCTGCGATGCAATTCGAGGCCCTGTCAACCAAATTATTGGTGCTGTTAAGGCTGTTCTTGAAGATACGCCGCCTGAGCTTGCGGCTGATATAATAGATAAGGGTATTATTATGAGCGGCGGAAGTAGTTTGCTGCGCAATCTTGATAGATACTTAACTTTGGAAACTGGGGTTCCAGCTCATGTGGCAGAAGATCCTCAGCTTTGTGTTGTCAAGGGCACTGGTCTTGTTCTTGAGAATATAGAACTTTGGAAAAGAAGTGTTACAACCAAAAGATAA